In the genome of Diabrotica undecimpunctata isolate CICGRU chromosome 2, icDiaUnde3, whole genome shotgun sequence, the window taaaaaatatattttcagtagcgtaaaacctttacttttcctagggattcgggcgaaatatttatttttgttttcatacatatactataaaagattttcataaaggctgatttataaactttacgttggcGTTGGCGCTGGCGCTGACGTTCGCGCTACAACATGGTCAAATGGTAAATTCGTATGTCTATTTATAAACATCGTTCGCCGTTGGCGCTGGCGTTCGGTTCCGTTCAAGATGAACCAACTTTATCTTTTGCCGTTGGCCGTTGTAGCATAGAATACACCTACCCTTCTGTGGTTGTAGTCACGatcacagaaaataaaaaaaactgggccctgattctatttcatttcgatgtcgaaatttaaaagcgactacgccatgacagtcgcaatcgctagagattctcattcatttcgattgtagttaaaactggggatatttactttatcattttgacactgctgaaaatttgggttggccctgttgtttattggctgcactaggcttgttgaatgtttgttgtttgttttgtttacgtttcgtgaacgtcttttttttcttgtttgagttgttaaatcataaatattggccattctcaattatattttgaattgaaagaaaagatggcaagaaaaaaaaggcgatgtgggagatccttaagttataaccactaagatttgacttagtggttatattttaatatatttttaaatttactgcagcttagtaatactaaccctaaacattttgagtatcctagaggcataaataccttcttccaaatatggttctaatacccttattaaataatttgcagcttgtttattaagccggaattgctgcctaaattgagcatcacttagtgaaaaagaattttgagtatcccgtaacattcttcttatcctccgttatgagcgtcggatatctatcctctctaattcctccaaaactagcagatgtccgtaaaacacagccatattattactttttgcctcagttttccttgcaaggatcaaaacaccgcctacctaaactgaacctaagttcacttctcccagtccagtcagtcatgtcagattaatttcgactcgaaatgaaatttcaaccactttcttgaagttgaaattaatttcgataagtcgaaaactagtgacgtcgtttggttagttcagctgaaatccacaaggttcgtaaagtcgcatttcgacgtcgccatattaatttcgacatgttttgagtcgaaatctcaattagaatcaggacccTGATATAtagttataacttaaggatctcccacatcgcctttttttttcttgccatcttttctttcaattcaaaatataattgagaatggccactatttatgatttaacaactcaaacaagaaaaaaaaaagttcaCGTAACGaccgtaacgtaaacaaaacaaacattcaacaagcgtagtgcagccaataaacaacagggccaacccaaattttcagcagtgtcaaaatgataaagtaaatatccccagttttaactacaatcgaaatgaatgagaatcgctagcgattgcgactgtcatggcgtagtcgcttttaaatttcgacatcgaaatgaaatagaatcagggcccagggCCCTGTATTTTTGTCATCGCGATACCGAAAAAGTGACAAGGTTTGTCAAACAAATCAaactaaattttttgtttatgtctGTGTACACAGTCTGTGTCTGTGTGTACACAGTCTGTGTTAACAGTttagataatttatttaataatagagTCGTCTGTATAGTTGAAAATGGAATCCAGCCAAAAGAGCATTGATAATggtaagaaataatttaaaaacaatttttcttatattttaattacttttatttCAGTGGATATAGATATTGGAACTTTTATTGAAGTGATTCAAACTTATGAGTATGTTTATAATCTTGCACATAAAGATTATAAGAATTCTAAAAAGAAAGATGCAGCGTGGGAGGTAATTGCGGAAACCGTGAACGCTagtggtaaataaaagtaaaaatacaaatagttttgtaaaatatcaattttttattttggttgTAGTGGATGAGTGCCAGAAGCTTTGGAAAAGCCTAAGGGACCGGTTTgtcaaagaaaaacataaaatacatTCTGGAATGGAGGCACCAGAAAGTTCATGGCCACATTTTAATAACGTTATTTTATGGCAATTTTTCTAGAAAAAGAAAGTAAGTTACACTAATGGGTTTCCAAAAATAAAAGTTCATTACCACTTGAAATATTCAAAttattaactaattttaataattgttttataaagaACATTTACTGCAACAAAAGCAgttgaaaaaaaaatcagaaatagtgAAGAAGAGAGTGGACCTTTTTCTGTTGGCTCTTATTCGCCAATAGAAATAAGTTTTGAGGAGGAACAAGGAACCTCACAAGATGTGGGTTCAGCCAGCCAATATGAAACTTTAACCCCGACCACTTCAAAAGGCTTATTTACTCCAAAAGGTATTttagtcattttctatttatgTTCAGTACTTTAgctagtgtttttattttctgacATGATCAACCAAAGCAACAAAGCGGAATGATGCTGACATTTCCAATTTAATAATGGCCGCTGAGAAAATTGTAAGTGGTCTAGCTGCAGACAGATGTGAAAAAACAACTGTGAATAAAACATTTTCACAGTATGTGTGTGCACGTTTGGATGCAATGAATGCTGAAGATGCTGCTGAAGCAAGAAAGCAGATATGCGCATATTTAGAGtagtttttaaatgttattagtttagtttattgTTTTAGGTTATTGTTTACTGTGTAAGGTATAAGTATAGGTtagtttattaatataaaataaaatagcactatctttttattttttcatttaacccttaactggtatggcagggtcaaatttgaccctattggaaattcttttgtaattttcggAAAAACTAGGCGATATGGCAACATACCATTTGAGGTATTCTTTCAAGGCGTGCAACTGCTTCAGTTCCGCTATCAGTCGCCCGCAAGCAATTAGTGGCTCCACGTGAATATTGTGAATTGGGTCAGATTTGACCCTGCCATACCGTTAAAGGATAATTTCTCGTTTTCGGGTAAGAAGCACAATACTGTtatttttccagaaaaaaatacaattttgtttgttctttCAATTTAGAGTTGTGATCGAAGTATAATATGTCGAACGTGCGTGACAAAAGGGCGCCTTTGACACAAAAGGAAATTGAACATATTGCTGAAACTTTATGGGATACCGACAACGACCTTTCCGATGCAGAGACGATTGTTAGTGATCACGATACGGATAGTGACTACAATGCTGATAGTGAGAGTGAAGATGAAGCTGTTGATGGCAGTGATAGGCACTCTGTCGAAGAAGTTAGCTTATCTGTTGAAAGTGAAATTGTTGGGGATGAAAGTGGCTATTTCtacggaaaaaatagaaaaaagtggGCGAAAACGCCACCTGCGTCTAGCCGTACTCGCGTCACCAACATAGTGTCGCATATTCCTGGCCTTTCGGGACCATGTCGGACCAATAAGCCAACTACACCCTTGCAGGCGCTCAGTTTTTTTCTCGATGGATACATTATAAATGAAGTTATCGCAAGAACGAATGAGAAAATAACTGAACTGCAGGCAACCTATGGCGATCAGGCCTTGTCATGTCAGTTTATTAATCATGTCGATGAAGTAGAAATGCGAGCATTTCTCGGTCTTCTCTATCTAGCTGGAGTGTTCAAGTCGAGTCACGAGGACATAAATTCGCTTTTTGCAACAGATGGAACAGGTCGTGACATTTTTCGTGCAACAATGACTCTAAAGAGATTCAGTTTCCTGCTAACAGCCTTAAGATTTGACAATCCAGCCACTAGACGACAACGTATTGAAGACGgagataaacttgctgcaatttcaaatttgttttacAGATTTATTGGAAACTGTAAGATAAACTATTCTTGTGGGGAATACGTAACCGTGGACGAAATGTTGGTTGGATTTCGGGGAAAGTGTAGGTtccgtatgtttataaaaagcaaGCCTGTgaaatacggactaaaaatattgTGTTTGTGTGACGCTCGTACACATTATTTGATCAATGCTTTTGTATATACGGGCAAAGATGAAAATAGGGCAAATCCAAAGAAGCTATCTATTCCAACCCAAACTGTGCTAACTTTGATTGAACCAATAGCAAATTCGAACCGTAATATTACAGGGGACAATTGGTTCACGTCACTAGAGCTGGTTGAAGAATTGCAACGCCAAAACTTGACATACGTAGGTACTATTAGACGGAATAAAAGGGAGTTACCTAAAGAGTTCCTAGCTAGTAAGCAACGTGAACCACTTTCCTCGCTTTTTGGATTTACTAAGGATATAACAATTGCGTCATACGTTCCAAAAAGAAATCGCTCAGTTTGCATGATGTCTACAATGCACCATAATAACATGGTCGAAGAAGGAGCAAAGAAATTACCAGACATCATCTCCTTTTATAACCTAACGAAAGTTGGCGTTGATGTACTGGACCAAATTTGTGCCAATTACAAAGTAGGAAGACGTACTCGGCGTTGGCCTCTAACTTTGTGGTACCGAATGATGGACATCTCCGCCGCAAATGCAGGCATAATTTATAATGCTGCTAATCCAAATAATGAGATGGTTCGTAACCGTTTCCTTATTGATTTAGGGAGAGAAATGATCAACGAACACTTAGTTCGAAGAAGTCAAATGAAAAACATTCCTCGGGAATTGAAGGTAACCATAAGGCGAATCAGCAATATCCCAGATGAGGCCCCACGAAGCATAGATAACCCTCAACGTCGACAACCTAAGCGTGCCAGATGCTTCTTATGCCCTTACAGTGACAACAAACATCCAATTGTATGTGACGAGTGTAGCAGGCATATTTGCAAAGACCATTGCAAAACGTCCAACATGTGTACAAATTGCTCCGAACAATAAAATACTGCGCAAAATGTAGTTGTcagaatttttgtttattatgttttttcatgtttttaagtatttttccctaggtttaggtttgttttgattaaaacaattccgtttaaaattatttttaattttttctctatttttttttacagaTAAGAAAAGCCATGTTAATTTTTATAAGTT includes:
- the LOC140433376 gene encoding transcription factor Adf-1-like, with protein sequence MESSQKSIDNVDIDIGTFIEVIQTYEYVYNLAHKDYKNSKKKDAAWEVIAETVNASVDECQKLWKSLRDRFVKEKHKIHSGMEAPESSWPHFNNVILWQFF